From Brevibacillus marinus, a single genomic window includes:
- the dctP gene encoding TRAP transporter substrate-binding protein DctP yields the protein MKKWKQAGWVVAILALMLTTACGGAQSTETSSEKQGESSAEPITLKVADSFPTQHVLSAEGAVYWMKQAEELANGKLKLEYFPAEQLGKAKSLLDAARNRVTDVAYVGVGYVTDKMPLSGVGELPGAANTAQEATKAYWKVVQDVLLEKEFLKNGVRPMYAVIMPPYQIMTTEKPVRTVEDFQGVKARTGGAAQSMALEALGAIPVSMPAPDVYTSLARQTIDGTIFATSSIKPYQIDEMIKYVTVNSNFGGFIVTYCINENVWQSLPKDVQDAMLKAGEMTMEHLSAHLDNLEKTDREELEAKGIEFITMDEENTAKFKQAAETVWDNWAKELDGRGLPGTEVKDAFKAALGKK from the coding sequence ATGAAAAAATGGAAACAGGCAGGTTGGGTGGTCGCCATCCTCGCGCTTATGCTGACGACGGCGTGCGGCGGCGCACAGTCTACGGAGACGAGCAGCGAAAAGCAGGGAGAATCGTCTGCCGAGCCCATTACGCTGAAAGTGGCCGATTCTTTTCCGACGCAGCATGTGCTTTCAGCCGAAGGGGCTGTCTATTGGATGAAACAGGCGGAAGAATTGGCAAACGGCAAGCTGAAGCTTGAATACTTTCCCGCCGAACAGTTGGGAAAAGCGAAAAGCCTGCTGGATGCGGCGCGAAATCGCGTGACGGATGTAGCCTATGTCGGCGTCGGTTATGTGACCGACAAAATGCCGTTAAGCGGTGTCGGCGAACTGCCGGGTGCGGCCAATACCGCGCAGGAGGCGACCAAAGCCTACTGGAAGGTAGTGCAGGACGTCTTGCTGGAGAAAGAATTTTTGAAAAACGGTGTCCGGCCGATGTACGCGGTGATCATGCCGCCCTATCAGATCATGACCACGGAAAAGCCGGTGCGCACGGTGGAAGACTTTCAGGGAGTAAAAGCGCGAACAGGGGGAGCGGCGCAAAGCATGGCGCTGGAAGCATTGGGCGCCATTCCCGTTTCGATGCCTGCGCCTGACGTCTACACCTCGTTGGCACGGCAGACGATAGATGGCACCATCTTCGCCACGAGCAGCATCAAGCCGTATCAAATCGACGAGATGATCAAGTATGTTACGGTAAACAGCAACTTCGGCGGCTTTATTGTCACCTATTGCATCAACGAGAACGTCTGGCAATCGCTCCCGAAAGATGTGCAGGATGCGATGCTCAAAGCAGGGGAAATGACGATGGAGCACCTTTCCGCTCATCTGGACAACCTGGAGAAAACCGATCGCGAAGAGCTGGAAGCGAAAGGAATCGAATTTATTACGATGGACGAGGAAAATACCGCGAAGTTCAAACAGGCTGCGGAAACGGTTTGGGACAACTGGGCGAAAGAACTGGACGGCCGCGGTTTGCCGGGTACGGAAGTGAAAGATGCCTTTAAGGCGGCGCTGGGCAAAAAGTAA
- a CDS encoding TRAP transporter small permease subunit: MIGLQVFFHRLEAILHGIGAVAAFMMMVLITFDTAGRYLFNKPIQGTLEITELYLMIMVVFLTLSYSFKRGEHIRIDILYRHFSAKTKALVDMLSLLLSALLFAVITYQGWVMTYEAWSQDQYTFGVITLPMVFSYIWVPLGSGTLTLRLLINFFTTLRHLRANRSTVGEISAD; encoded by the coding sequence GTGATTGGCTTGCAGGTTTTCTTTCACAGGCTGGAAGCGATTCTGCACGGAATCGGCGCAGTTGCGGCGTTTATGATGATGGTTTTGATTACCTTCGATACCGCGGGCCGTTATCTGTTCAATAAACCAATCCAGGGCACGTTGGAAATTACCGAGCTTTACCTCATGATCATGGTCGTTTTTCTCACCCTGAGCTACAGTTTCAAACGCGGCGAACATATCCGGATAGACATTTTGTACCGCCACTTTTCCGCCAAAACCAAAGCGCTCGTCGACATGCTCAGCCTGCTGCTCTCTGCTCTGCTGTTTGCGGTCATCACCTACCAGGGGTGGGTGATGACCTATGAAGCCTGGAGCCAGGACCAGTATACCTTTGGCGTGATTACCCTGCCGATGGTCTTCTCCTATATCTGGGTTCCGCTGGGAAGCGGCACGTTGACACTGCGCCTGCTGATCAACTTTTTCACAACCCTGCGCCATTTGCGGGCAAACCGGAGCACCGTGGGAGAAATCTCGGCAGACTAA